A genomic segment from Polyangium mundeleinium encodes:
- a CDS encoding TlpA family protein disulfide reductase — MRNDVLFRCLVLGLTAAFGLIGCGSDEGDGNVTPGFPDQTGQLPRGSWALPYPAGPFGISKGSIAQNYELIGFPNAKEKIGDGVRFISFAEFYNPTGDGVFPENSVFPAGTPKPKALAIIISASWCGPCQYEAAEVLPGLRAEYNPIGGEFLLALAEGISGSPATPEDLTKWVKKFAIDYPSVTDPGGKLAALWESDSFPANIIIDTRTMAIVHTYAGPPPATYWKTFEKVIAGTL, encoded by the coding sequence ATGCGAAACGACGTGCTCTTTCGGTGCTTGGTTCTCGGTCTGACGGCAGCTTTCGGTTTGATCGGCTGCGGCAGTGACGAGGGCGATGGCAACGTGACACCAGGGTTCCCGGATCAAACGGGGCAACTTCCGCGTGGATCGTGGGCGCTCCCGTATCCCGCGGGTCCCTTCGGCATCAGCAAGGGCTCGATAGCGCAGAATTACGAGCTCATCGGTTTTCCGAACGCGAAGGAAAAGATCGGCGACGGCGTGCGATTCATCTCCTTTGCGGAGTTCTACAATCCGACGGGCGACGGGGTTTTTCCGGAAAACTCCGTGTTCCCCGCGGGCACGCCGAAGCCGAAGGCGCTCGCGATCATCATCTCCGCTTCGTGGTGCGGCCCTTGCCAGTACGAGGCGGCCGAGGTCCTCCCGGGCCTGCGCGCGGAGTACAACCCGATTGGCGGCGAGTTCCTTCTCGCGCTCGCGGAGGGAATCTCCGGTTCGCCGGCGACGCCCGAAGACCTGACGAAGTGGGTGAAGAAGTTCGCCATCGACTACCCGTCGGTGACCGATCCGGGCGGCAAGCTCGCGGCTCTCTGGGAGAGCGATTCGTTCCCGGCGAACATCATCATCGACACGCGGACGATGGCGATCGTTCACACGTACGCCGGTCCGCCTCCGGCGACGTACTGGAAGACCTTCGAGAAGGTCATCGCAGGGACGTTGTAG
- a CDS encoding Mrp/NBP35 family ATP-binding protein: MAITVESAKIALGRVEDPELSRPLADVGMLGDVIVEGDNVTVVLTLTTPACPYRERIQDDVTAALKAAGAANVSIRWTSNVPERNIMADDPCPGVKNIVLVMSGKGGVGKSTVAANLTLALNRLGCRVGLLDADMYGPSVPTMLGVMGRPTSSDGQRFLPLERFGVKLMSIGFLLEDARQAVVWRGPMIQNALLQFMKDVDWGTLDYLILDLPPGTGDIVLTISQKLRTTGAVVVTTPQEVALQDVYKSVSMAQKVGIPILGVVENESYFICDGCSARHELFGSGGGQKIAEFAGAPLLGQIPLDPSVREWGDAGTPVVQAAPDSSVGRAFLEVAQRLAAKVSVHDLGRGGSLRIDRSGGQQRFLPIVR; encoded by the coding sequence ATGGCAATCACGGTCGAATCCGCGAAAATCGCGCTCGGAAGGGTCGAGGACCCCGAGCTGTCTCGCCCCCTCGCCGACGTCGGCATGCTGGGAGACGTCATCGTCGAGGGCGACAACGTCACCGTCGTCCTCACGCTCACGACGCCGGCGTGCCCGTACAGGGAACGGATCCAGGACGACGTGACGGCGGCACTCAAAGCCGCGGGCGCGGCGAACGTGTCGATCCGTTGGACCTCAAACGTTCCCGAGCGCAACATCATGGCCGACGATCCTTGCCCCGGCGTGAAGAACATTGTGCTCGTCATGAGCGGCAAGGGCGGCGTCGGAAAGAGCACGGTCGCCGCGAACCTGACGCTCGCGTTGAACCGCCTCGGCTGCCGCGTGGGCCTGCTCGACGCGGACATGTACGGGCCCAGCGTGCCCACGATGCTCGGCGTGATGGGCCGTCCGACCTCGTCCGATGGACAGCGCTTCCTCCCGCTCGAGCGCTTCGGCGTGAAGCTCATGTCGATCGGCTTCTTGCTCGAAGACGCGCGTCAAGCCGTCGTGTGGCGCGGGCCGATGATCCAGAACGCGCTGCTCCAGTTCATGAAGGACGTCGACTGGGGCACGCTCGACTACCTCATCCTCGACCTGCCCCCCGGCACGGGCGACATCGTGCTCACGATCTCGCAAAAGCTGCGCACCACGGGCGCCGTGGTCGTTACGACGCCGCAGGAGGTCGCGCTTCAGGACGTTTACAAATCGGTCTCGATGGCCCAGAAGGTGGGCATCCCCATCCTCGGCGTCGTCGAGAACGAGAGTTATTTCATCTGTGACGGTTGCTCCGCGCGTCACGAGCTTTTCGGCTCGGGCGGCGGTCAGAAGATCGCCGAGTTCGCGGGCGCCCCGCTGCTCGGCCAGATCCCGCTCGATCCTTCGGTGCGGGAGTGGGGTGACGCAGGCACGCCCGTCGTGCAGGCGGCGCCCGACAGCTCGGTCGGCCGAGCGTTCCTCGAGGTGGCGCAGCGGCTGGCGGCCAAGGTAAGCGTGCACGACCTTGGTCGTGGGGGCTCCCTCCGCATCGACCGTAGCGGCGGCCAGCAGCGGTTTTTACCCATCGTACGTTGA
- a CDS encoding S1 RNA-binding domain-containing protein: MNTDNNTTEAAEVQKDAAAPEAQPQNQTPEASTEAQAPSPTAAPSREEWEDEQPGDDIGNRLPGAGGRPQASPAATAEGPGGDAKKRKRRRKRKGPPGAQGPTAEGAAEGAEGAEASDGEDAEGEDAEAGEASEAQAGGEAPQGKRKDRRKDKQAAAAAAAQRERPAFSVGEEVFGKVCKVTDQAIWIDIAGKATGLFDRQELGDEEVPAEGDQFIASVQSTGVRGGMLVLCKGQPKPLDELKTQLEAASQSGEPVFGFVTGAVKGGLEVDLGGLRAFAPASHVDLRHGADLSNLVGQRLDFVVAQYAKKGRDIVVSRKRMLEEDARRLRTEALSKVTPGSVHKGIVRKVVAWGVFVALPEAGNVEGLIHMTEASHDRSARLGDLFRPGAEIDVKIIRIDDKGKLWLSHKATTADPWDTVKEKYAVGTKHKGKIARLQPFGAFIELEAGIDGLCHTADISFKQVEHPSEVVKVGDEIDVVVASCDPGAHKIGLHPALPSGEEEEPRQRVQQYKAVKVAVVQAVEGGLSVRVLGVTGRAARGFIPAGHTGTARGTDLRKEFPVGTKLDAKVLEVDPRRGEAKLSIRALKEDAEKQAYQSYRAGVAREAKFGTFADLMKKSQSSH, from the coding sequence ATGAACACGGACAACAACACCACCGAGGCGGCAGAGGTCCAGAAGGACGCCGCGGCGCCCGAGGCGCAGCCGCAGAACCAAACGCCCGAGGCGAGCACCGAGGCCCAGGCCCCCTCGCCCACCGCCGCTCCATCCCGCGAAGAGTGGGAGGATGAGCAGCCGGGAGACGACATTGGCAACCGCTTGCCAGGCGCCGGCGGTAGGCCGCAGGCGAGCCCTGCGGCGACGGCCGAGGGTCCGGGCGGCGACGCGAAGAAGCGCAAGCGCCGCAGGAAGCGCAAGGGTCCCCCGGGCGCGCAAGGTCCGACGGCGGAAGGCGCAGCCGAAGGGGCCGAAGGCGCCGAGGCGAGCGACGGCGAGGACGCGGAAGGCGAAGACGCGGAGGCCGGCGAGGCTTCCGAGGCCCAAGCCGGAGGCGAAGCGCCGCAAGGCAAGCGCAAGGATCGCCGCAAGGACAAACAGGCCGCTGCAGCGGCCGCGGCCCAGCGAGAGCGCCCTGCGTTCAGCGTGGGCGAAGAGGTCTTCGGCAAGGTCTGCAAGGTGACGGACCAGGCGATCTGGATCGACATCGCAGGCAAGGCGACGGGCCTCTTCGATCGGCAAGAACTCGGCGACGAGGAAGTGCCGGCCGAGGGCGATCAATTCATCGCGAGCGTGCAAAGCACGGGCGTTCGCGGCGGCATGCTGGTCCTCTGCAAGGGGCAGCCGAAGCCGCTCGACGAGCTGAAGACGCAGCTCGAAGCCGCATCGCAGAGCGGCGAGCCGGTCTTCGGCTTCGTGACGGGCGCGGTGAAGGGTGGCCTCGAAGTTGATCTCGGCGGCCTCCGCGCGTTCGCGCCGGCCTCGCACGTGGACCTGCGCCACGGCGCGGATCTCTCGAACCTCGTCGGTCAGCGCCTCGACTTCGTGGTCGCGCAGTACGCGAAGAAGGGCCGCGACATCGTGGTCTCGCGCAAGCGCATGCTCGAAGAGGATGCGCGCCGCCTGCGCACCGAGGCGCTCAGCAAGGTCACGCCCGGCAGCGTGCACAAGGGCATCGTGCGCAAGGTCGTGGCGTGGGGCGTCTTCGTCGCGCTGCCCGAGGCGGGCAACGTCGAGGGCCTCATCCACATGACCGAGGCGAGCCACGATCGCAGCGCGCGGCTCGGCGACCTCTTCCGTCCGGGCGCGGAGATCGACGTCAAGATCATCCGCATCGACGACAAGGGCAAGCTGTGGCTCAGCCACAAGGCCACGACCGCCGATCCGTGGGACACGGTGAAGGAGAAGTACGCGGTCGGCACGAAGCACAAGGGCAAGATCGCGCGCCTGCAGCCGTTCGGCGCGTTCATCGAGCTCGAGGCCGGGATCGACGGCCTCTGCCACACGGCGGACATCTCGTTCAAGCAGGTCGAGCACCCGAGCGAGGTGGTGAAGGTCGGCGACGAGATCGACGTCGTGGTCGCGAGCTGCGATCCCGGCGCGCACAAGATCGGCCTGCACCCCGCGCTGCCGAGCGGCGAGGAGGAAGAGCCGCGTCAGCGCGTGCAGCAGTACAAGGCCGTGAAGGTCGCCGTCGTGCAGGCCGTCGAGGGAGGCCTCTCGGTCCGCGTCCTCGGCGTCACCGGTCGCGCGGCGCGCGGCTTCATTCCGGCGGGCCACACGGGCACGGCGCGCGGCACCGATCTCCGCAAGGAGTTCCCCGTGGGCACGAAGCTCGATGCGAAGGTGCTCGAAGTCGACCCGCGCCGTGGCGAGGCGAAGCTTTCGATCCGCGCGCTCAAGGAGGACGCCGAGAAGCAGGCGTACCAGTCCTACCGCGCGGGTGTCGCCCGCGAGGCGAAGTTCGGCACCTTCGCCGACCTCATGAAGAAGAGCCAATCCAGCCACTGA
- a CDS encoding ABC transporter permease — protein MIGLARVFSAIAIAMRAVLRNKLRAALTILGITIGIAAVVTMTALGDGARAKINGQITNLGSNALIVFPQSARASGARTTGGSKLSESDCQALERESTSIKAAVPFLRASAQVVYEGQNAKAEVIGSRIGYLKVRNWELQRGEPWTTSAENVSEKVAVIGAGTAKELFGTADPVGRWIRIGRHPYRVLGVLEEKGPSPFGRSQDDVVLMPITTMRSHVRVTRPGETDAIMMSATSPETTDRAKKQAEEILRQRHRIREGDEDDFLIRSQAEFQQMQDNIYGVLSLLLVGIAAVSLVVGGIGVMNIMLVSVTERTREIGIRMAIGAREMDILVQFLVESLVLATLGGLVGTTIGYAAIVGLGAALDLPMKLAPQALAVALGTSTAIGLVFGFFPARRAARMDPVQALGRE, from the coding sequence GTGATCGGCCTCGCGCGTGTCTTCTCCGCGATCGCGATCGCCATGCGGGCGGTCCTGCGCAACAAGCTGCGCGCGGCGCTGACGATCCTCGGCATCACCATCGGCATCGCGGCGGTCGTGACGATGACCGCGCTCGGCGACGGCGCGCGCGCCAAGATCAACGGGCAGATCACGAACCTCGGCTCGAACGCGCTCATCGTCTTCCCACAGTCCGCGCGTGCCTCGGGCGCGCGTACGACGGGCGGCTCGAAGCTCTCGGAGTCCGACTGTCAGGCGCTCGAACGCGAGTCGACGAGCATCAAGGCTGCCGTGCCGTTCCTGCGTGCATCGGCGCAGGTCGTCTACGAAGGGCAGAACGCGAAGGCCGAGGTGATCGGCTCGCGCATTGGCTACCTCAAGGTGCGCAACTGGGAGCTCCAGCGCGGCGAGCCGTGGACGACGTCGGCCGAGAACGTCTCCGAGAAGGTCGCGGTCATCGGCGCAGGGACGGCGAAGGAGCTCTTCGGTACGGCCGATCCCGTGGGCCGATGGATCCGGATCGGCCGGCATCCGTACCGCGTGCTCGGCGTGCTCGAAGAGAAGGGGCCGTCGCCGTTCGGCAGGAGCCAGGACGACGTCGTGCTCATGCCGATCACCACGATGCGATCCCACGTGCGCGTCACGCGGCCGGGCGAGACGGACGCCATCATGATGAGCGCCACGAGTCCGGAGACGACCGACCGCGCGAAGAAGCAAGCCGAGGAGATCCTCCGCCAAAGGCACCGCATCCGCGAGGGAGACGAGGACGACTTCCTCATCCGCTCGCAGGCCGAGTTCCAGCAGATGCAAGACAACATCTACGGAGTGCTGTCCCTCCTGCTCGTCGGGATCGCGGCCGTGTCGCTCGTCGTGGGTGGCATCGGCGTGATGAACATCATGCTCGTCAGCGTGACGGAGCGGACGCGCGAGATCGGCATCCGCATGGCGATCGGCGCGCGCGAGATGGACATCCTCGTGCAGTTCCTCGTCGAGTCGCTCGTGCTCGCGACGCTCGGTGGGCTCGTGGGGACGACGATCGGTTACGCCGCGATCGTCGGCCTCGGCGCAGCGCTCGATCTGCCGATGAAGCTCGCGCCTCAGGCGCTCGCGGTGGCGCTCGGGACGAGCACGGCGATCGGGCTCGTCTTCGGGTTTTTCCCGGCGCGAAGGGCCGCGCGGATGGACCCGGTGCAAGCGCTCGGCCGCGAGTGA